A stretch of the Zeugodacus cucurbitae isolate PBARC_wt_2022May chromosome 6, idZeuCucr1.2, whole genome shotgun sequence genome encodes the following:
- the LOC105213965 gene encoding uncharacterized protein LOC105213965 codes for MERWKNRVAVVTGASAGIGAACVKYLANNGMIVVGLARRKECIEALRDQVEASARDRLHGLQCDLRDQQQIIDVFKVIVSKYGPIAVLVNNAGVLRNTNLVNDDNQQDIQDVIDTNIVGVVNCTREAFRSMKAHGGVGHVFLINSICGHNVPKAPNFSLNIYPCTKHAVTAMTEVYRHEFHMLGTKVKVTSISPGTVNTEIILPKMKEILADAPFLQPEDVAEALIYCLQTPPHVQLHLDEQAFELLPDISVERQQTNRLILSGLHQNMERWQNRVAVVTGASAGIGAACVKYLANNGMIVVGLARRKERIEALRDQVEATARDRVHAMQCDMRVHQQIIDAFKVIVAEYGPVAVLVNNAGIVRIANLVDDNNLQEVQDVIDTNIVGVVNCTREAFRSMKAHGGVGHVFLINSIFGHFVANIPNISINMYACSKHAMTAMTEVYRQEFYKLGTKIKVTSISPGVVDTEILTPKVREIMNNTPPLKSEDIADALIYCLQTPPHVQIHEMIIKHVGELF; via the exons ATGGAACGTTGGAAGAATCGTGTTGCCGTCGTAACCGGCGCCAGTGCGGGTATTGGTGCTGCCTGTGTCAAATATCTCGCGAATAATGGTATGATAGTTGTGGGTCTTGCGCGTCGTAAGGAGTGCATCGAAGCGCTGCGTGATCAAGTGGAAGCGTCGGCACGCGATCGTCTGCACGGTCTTCAATGTGATCTGCGCGATCAGCAACAGATCATAGACGTATTCAAAGTGATCGTCTCCAAATACGGACCCATTGCGGTGCTAGTAAATAATGCTGGGGTTCTGCGAAACACTAATTTGGTGAACGATGATAATCAGCAGGATATACAGGATGTGATCGATACAAATATAGTGGGTGTGGTGAATTGTACAAGAGAAGCCTTTCGTTCGATGAAAGCGCACGGTGGTGTTGGACATGTCTTTCTAATTAATAGCATTTGTGGACATAATGTGCCGAAGGCAcccaatttttcattaaatatctaTCCATGCACAAAGCATGCTGTGACCGCAATGACGGAAGTTTATCGACATGAATTTCATATGTTGGGTACAAAAGTCAAAGTGACG AGCATCAGTCCTGGTACGGTGAACACTGAAatcatattaccaaaaatgaaagaaatattggCCGACGCGCCATTTTTACAACCCGAAGATGTAGCCGAAGCTCTTATTTATTGTCTGCAGACGCCACCACATGTGCAG ctgcacttagatGAGCAGGCGTTTGAGTTGTTGCCGGATATTTCAGTCGAACGCCAACAAACAAATCGTTTAATCCTATCCGGACTACACCAGAATATGGAACGTTGGCAGAATCGTGTTGCTGTCGTCACCGGCGCCAGTGCGGGTATTGGTGCTGCCTGTGTCAAATATCTCGCGAATAATGGTATGATCGTTGTCGGTCTGGCGCGTCGTAAGGAGCGCATCGAAGCGCTGCGTGATCAAGTGGAAGCGACGGCACGCGATCGTGTGCATGCCATGCAATGTGATATGCGCGTTCACCAACAGATCATAGACGCATTCAAAGTGATCGTCGCCGAATATGGTCCCGTTGCGGTGCTCGTGAATAATGCCGGCATTGTGCGGATTGCCAATTTGGTGGATGATAATAATCTGCAGGAGGTACAGGATGTGATCGATACAAATATAGTGGGTGTGGTGAATTGTACAAGAGAAGCTTTTCGTTCGATGAAAGCGCATGGTGGTGTTGGACATGTCTTTCTAATTAATAGCATCTTTGGACATTTTGTGGCGAATATACCGAATATTtcgataaatatgtatgcatgttcaAAGCATGCTATGACCGCAATGACGGAGGTTTATCGACAGGAATTTTATAAGTTGGGTACAAAAATCAAAGTAACT AGCATCAGTCCGGGTGTAGTCGACACTGAAATCTTAACACCGAAAGTGAGGGAAATAATGAATAACACGCCACCTTTAAAATCCGAAGATATAGCCGATGCGCTAATTTATTGTCTGCAAACGCCGCCACATGTGCAg ATTCATGAAATGATCATAAAACATGTTGGAGAATTATTTTAA
- the LOC105213968 gene encoding farnesol dehydrogenase, giving the protein MERWHNRVAVVTGASAGIGAACVKYLANNGMIVVGLARRKERIEALREQVEATARDRVHAIQCDLRDQQQIIDAFKVIVAEYGPVAVLVNNAGTVRVTNLVDDNNQQDIQDVIDTNIVGVVNCTRESFRSMKAHGGVGHVFLINSISGHYVPNIPNTSFNIYPSTKYAVTAMTEVYRREFLMLDTKVKVTSISPGAVDTEIIASEIRELLANAPFLQPEDVADALIYCLQTPPHVQIHELTIKPIGELL; this is encoded by the exons ATGGAACGTTGGCACAATCGTGTCGCCGTCGTCACCGGCGCCAGTGCGGGTATTGGTGCTGCCTGTGTCAAATATCTCGCGAATAATGGTATGATAGTTGTGGGTCTTGCGCGTCGTAAGGAGCGCATCGAAGCGCTGCGTGAGCAAGTGGAAGCGACGGCACGCGATCGTGTGCATGCCATTCAATGTGATCTGCGCGATCAGCAACAGATCATAGACGCATTCAAAGTAATCGTCGCCGAATATGGTCCCGTTGCGGTGCTCGTGAATAATGCCGGGACTGTGCGGGTCACAAATTTGGTAGATGATAATAATCAGCAGGATATACAGGATGTGATCGATACAAATATAGTGGGTGTGGTGAATTGTACAAGAGAATCTTTTCGTTCGATGAAAGCGCATGGTGGTGTTGGACATGTCTTTCTAATTAATAGCATCTCTGGACATTATGTACCGAATATACCGAATACTTCGTTCAATATTTATCCATCGACAAAGTATGCTGTGACCGCAATGACGGAAGTTTATCGACGGGAATTTCTTATGTTGGACACAAAAGTTAAAGTGACG AGCATCAGTCCCGGTGCGGTTGACACTGAAATCATTGCATCCGAAATTAGAGAATTATTGGCCAACGCGCCATTTTTACAACCCGAAGATGTAGCCGATGCGCTAATTTATTGTCTGCAGACGCCGCCACATGTGCAG ATACATGAGCTCACCATAAAGCCAATTGGAGAATTGCTTTAA
- the LOC105213969 gene encoding cuticle protein 16.8 encodes MCIKLVVIAISLACASADVSHILHQNGYTTTTPQPGPPNPYVFSYQAGRAPGHVDRQHTEVSDGSGVVRGAFSYVDPKNQLRTVQYVADEHGFHPQLSHEQEDTEAVKQAKRKHFALYNRIAQEHAAEGVNGAPNAAYAAGPRNTEAVAYATHKHLSEFERIAAEHARMRAELEAQRLNNPQDDGQYHGEEEQQYQHY; translated from the exons ATGTGTATTAAACTG gtcGTCATTGCTATCTCGCTCGCTTGCGCCAGCGCCGATGTCTCGCACATTCTACATCAAAACGGCTACACCACAACAACACCACAGCCAGGGCCACCCAATCCATATGTCTTCAGCTATCAGGCTGGCCGTGCGCCAGGTCATGTGGATCGTCAGCATACAGAGGTCTCTGACGGCTCAGGTGTGGTACGTGGCGCCTTCTCTTATGTAGATCCGAAGAATCAATTGCGTACCGTACAATATGTAGCCGATGAGCATGGTTTTCATCCGCAATTGAGTCACGAACAGGAAGACACGGAGGCGGTGAAACAGGCGAAGCGCAAGCATTTTGCGCTCTACAATCGCATTGCGCAAGAACATGCCGCTGAGGGTGTGAATGGCGCACCGAAT GCTGCCTATGCCGCGGGACCGCGCAATACCGAGGCTGTCGCTTACGCCACACACAAGCATCTTAGCGAATTCGAGCGCATCGCGGCGGAACATGCGCGCATGCGCGCCGAACTCGAGGCACAGCGCTTGAACAATCCACAGGATGATGGCCAGTATCATGGCGAGGAGGAGCAGCAGTATCAACACTACTAG